One part of the Streptomyces nigra genome encodes these proteins:
- a CDS encoding TerD family protein, whose product MSLASPFIDVSTTRDYAYDWALVDVETSGLMARRDRVLSIAVITLGPDGEQTGEFSTLLDPGCDPGPVDVHGLTAERLRGAPTFDQVAGRIGALLQDRVLVAHNAQFDYDFLAHEFARARMWLPVSQRLCTLALNRQVDPPTADMKLRSLAAHYGVAQRRAHDALDDTRVLAGVLRASLREAARLDLPLPLVACPPRAESQFTPSPPKTPCAYRNPGRLAPGGPLQQGMKVAITGETAHARAELVGRAVAAGLNMMTSVSRHTSVLVTNETASRSTKARRALAEGVPVIDEQTFLRLLTDVRPGTEHEAPPVRVAPVTEPETERIEPVEPAPSTTSASAPVPSQRSGPVTGTADKPLQGRRVLVLGGVHADAAAARLRVVELGGSAAINLSASVTDVVLLPGGEGDRRIKRITALELPVHDLQWLVSPTATDQKPSTLRALEPHVLPRGGVIDLPMPHRGPAPEWYVTAGWAPRSDCEIDVVAFLLDEDEQITSDEDFIFYSAPEHPAGTARLLTGGPAEQTIALDLASLPRATRKIVIAAAIDGATTFGSVGAVQIGAAPGSSGAPLARATLDAATTERTMLLAEIYRRGPLWRLRAVGQGYDHGLDTLARGYGVEVAD is encoded by the coding sequence ATGAGTCTCGCCTCTCCCTTCATCGACGTCTCGACCACGCGTGATTACGCCTATGACTGGGCTTTGGTCGATGTGGAGACCTCGGGACTCATGGCCCGGCGGGACCGTGTGCTGTCCATCGCCGTGATCACGCTCGGTCCGGACGGTGAGCAGACCGGGGAGTTCTCGACGCTCCTCGATCCGGGGTGCGATCCGGGGCCGGTGGACGTCCACGGGCTCACCGCCGAGCGGTTGCGGGGTGCGCCCACCTTTGACCAGGTGGCGGGACGGATCGGGGCGCTGCTCCAGGACCGGGTCCTGGTGGCCCACAATGCCCAGTTCGACTACGACTTCCTCGCCCATGAGTTCGCTCGCGCACGGATGTGGCTGCCGGTGTCACAGCGACTGTGCACCCTGGCTCTGAACCGTCAGGTGGATCCCCCCACGGCGGACATGAAGCTGAGGTCTCTCGCCGCCCACTACGGCGTCGCCCAACGGCGGGCGCACGACGCGCTGGACGACACTCGGGTCCTCGCCGGTGTGCTGCGGGCGTCACTGCGTGAAGCAGCTCGGCTGGATCTGCCCTTGCCCCTGGTGGCCTGCCCGCCGCGAGCGGAGTCTCAGTTCACGCCGAGTCCGCCGAAGACCCCCTGTGCCTACCGGAATCCGGGACGTCTGGCACCCGGCGGACCGCTCCAGCAGGGCATGAAGGTCGCGATCACAGGTGAGACCGCCCATGCCCGGGCGGAGTTGGTCGGGCGCGCGGTCGCCGCCGGGCTGAACATGATGACGTCCGTCAGCCGGCACACCAGCGTGCTGGTCACGAACGAGACGGCGTCCCGTTCGACGAAGGCTCGTCGTGCCCTTGCCGAGGGCGTCCCGGTCATCGACGAGCAGACTTTCCTGCGCCTGCTGACGGACGTACGGCCTGGCACGGAGCACGAAGCGCCGCCAGTCAGAGTCGCCCCCGTGACCGAGCCGGAAACAGAACGGATCGAGCCCGTGGAGCCGGCGCCGAGCACGACGTCCGCCTCCGCGCCTGTCCCGTCGCAGCGATCGGGCCCCGTCACCGGCACCGCGGACAAGCCGCTGCAAGGACGTCGGGTACTGGTGCTCGGGGGCGTCCATGCCGACGCCGCGGCAGCCCGCCTCCGAGTCGTCGAGCTGGGCGGATCCGCGGCGATCAATCTCTCCGCCAGCGTCACCGACGTCGTACTCCTGCCAGGAGGAGAAGGCGACCGGCGCATCAAGCGCATCACCGCTCTTGAACTCCCCGTTCACGACCTCCAGTGGCTGGTGTCACCGACCGCCACGGATCAGAAGCCGTCGACTCTCCGCGCGCTGGAACCACACGTGCTGCCGAGAGGCGGTGTCATCGACCTGCCCATGCCGCACCGTGGCCCCGCGCCGGAGTGGTACGTCACCGCCGGCTGGGCGCCACGGTCCGACTGCGAGATCGACGTGGTCGCCTTCCTCCTCGACGAGGACGAACAGATCACCTCCGACGAGGACTTCATCTTCTACAGCGCCCCGGAACACCCCGCCGGGACGGCACGCCTGCTGACCGGTGGCCCGGCCGAACAGACCATCGCCCTGGACCTGGCATCCCTGCCACGTGCGACGCGGAAGATCGTCATCGCCGCCGCCATCGACGGCGCCACCACGTTCGGGTCTGTCGGCGCCGTGCAGATCGGTGCGGCGCCCGGCAGCAGCGGGGCGCCTCTCGCCCGGGCCACGCTGGACGCCGCCACCACCGAGCGCACGATGCTGCTCGCGGAGATCTACCGCAGGGGTCCGCTGTGGCGGCTGCGCGCCGTCGGTCAGGGGTACGACCACGGACTCGACACCCTCGCTCGTGGGTACGGGGTCGAGGTCGCCGACTGA
- a CDS encoding ABC transporter substrate-binding protein, with product MRAAAAIVSLAVSGALIVVTSACDQDGSKSSNIRYGDCEVSGRHGQFHLTPETAGALTVKTTLPAPGWWNGDTPESVKSGYEYCMAANIAYRSGLDRVEVKNAPFPEVVSGKTKDFDLALAQITITPERSKVAEFSPPYLSSTLGLLIRHGENIDGGNIGDVRIGVAEGTTGEEFVKNRIKPAQPVTAYANDPEMIRALEDGRIDAVVHDTTILLPYAQKEGSRVSLVGQYRTDQGYGALYPMGSPNRAELDRVIRQLIDDGTLAKLSAVYLGAAFGRDPAKIPYITVDDNS from the coding sequence ATGCGCGCCGCGGCAGCGATCGTCTCTCTGGCTGTCAGCGGGGCGCTCATCGTCGTGACCTCGGCTTGCGACCAGGACGGATCGAAGTCGTCGAACATCCGCTACGGCGACTGCGAGGTCTCGGGGCGGCACGGGCAGTTCCACCTGACGCCCGAGACGGCCGGGGCCCTGACCGTGAAGACGACCCTGCCCGCCCCGGGCTGGTGGAACGGCGACACCCCGGAGTCCGTGAAGAGCGGATACGAGTACTGCATGGCCGCGAACATCGCCTACCGGTCCGGACTCGACCGGGTCGAGGTGAAGAACGCGCCCTTCCCCGAGGTCGTGTCCGGGAAGACCAAGGACTTCGATCTCGCCCTGGCCCAGATCACGATCACACCGGAACGGAGCAAGGTCGCCGAGTTCTCCCCGCCGTACCTCTCCTCCACCCTGGGTCTGCTGATCCGGCACGGCGAGAACATCGACGGGGGCAACATCGGCGACGTCCGCATCGGCGTGGCCGAGGGCACCACGGGCGAGGAGTTCGTGAAGAACCGCATCAAGCCGGCCCAGCCCGTCACCGCGTACGCCAACGACCCGGAGATGATCAGGGCACTGGAGGACGGCCGTATCGACGCGGTCGTCCACGACACCACCATCCTGCTGCCGTACGCCCAGAAGGAGGGCAGCAGAGTGAGCCTGGTGGGCCAGTACCGGACCGACCAGGGCTACGGCGCCCTGTACCCGATGGGTTCGCCCAACCGGGCGGAGCTGGACCGGGTCATCAGGCAGCTGATCGACGACGGGACGCTGGCCAAGCTGTCGGCCGTCTATCTGGGGGCTGCCTTCGGCCGTGACCCGGCCAAGATCCCGTACATCACGGTCGACGACAACTCCTGA
- a CDS encoding SpoIIE family protein phosphatase/ATP-binding protein, whose product MGKLGRFAPASRQGDRVPSEAGPPEAGPKARHPSARRRLLSWRKPRSVAGQVFLLQLVVVLLLIATAVAALVIQDRNRALQEAKDRSLVVAESFANARGTAEAMESDDPTAELQPHAEAVRKRTGVDYVVALSPYGFRWTHPDEDQIGKHVSTSYGNALEGEPHQTTFDSSLGKAVDSTVAVFNDKGTAVGLVTVGVTVDKVTGVVQDQLPVIFAAGGVALLLAAGGSALVSGRLRRQTRGLGPVEMTRMYEHHDAVLHAVREGVLILDGDGGLLLANDEARRLLALPPDAEGRPVTELGLSPALAELLGASRAVTDHVVLAGDTLLAVNVRPVGPREGCVATLRDTTELRALAGRADVAGGRLQLLYEAGTRIGTTLDIGRTAEELTEVTVPRFADFATVELVKSVLHGDEPTGASTEMRRIAVAGIHDDAPFRPVGTQLRYRPGNPVTTGVTTGRPVLVADLAASDGWRAQDPERSRRLIAYGMHSMISVPLRARGQLLGVVQFWRSEQAPFEPDDLSPAEELATRAAVCIDNARRYTREHTTAVTLQRSLLPGTLPELSALEVGHRYLPAQAGVGGDWYDVIPLPGARVALVVGDVVGHGLHAAATMGRLRTAVHNFAALDLPPDELLAHLDDLIARIDTDAAAEGDTEAVTGATCLYAIYDPVSGLCVLARAGHPGPALVSPDGSVTFPDIPVAPPLGVGAGLPVETAELRLAAGSRLVLYTDGLVEARDRDIDVGLGMLREALAATRDADLDDTCRTVLDTMLRTRPSDDVALLVARTRLLDPDQVAEWDVPDDPAAVPRIRAEAGRRLESWGLGEAAFTTELILSELVTNAIRYGRSPIGLRLLRDHDSLICEVADGTSTSPHLRRATLTDEGGRGLFLVAQMSRRWGTRYTDRGKIIWAEQSLDREAAGDLSGLLDL is encoded by the coding sequence CGACAGGGCGACCGCGTGCCTTCCGAGGCCGGGCCACCGGAAGCCGGCCCGAAGGCGCGTCACCCTTCGGCCCGTCGACGTCTGCTGTCCTGGCGCAAGCCGCGCAGCGTCGCCGGTCAGGTCTTCCTGCTGCAGCTGGTGGTCGTCCTGCTGCTCATCGCCACGGCCGTGGCCGCGCTCGTGATCCAGGACCGCAATCGCGCGCTCCAGGAGGCCAAGGACCGCTCGCTGGTGGTGGCCGAGTCGTTCGCGAACGCCCGGGGCACCGCGGAGGCCATGGAGAGCGACGACCCGACCGCCGAGCTGCAGCCCCATGCCGAGGCCGTGCGCAAGAGAACCGGCGTCGACTACGTCGTGGCCCTGAGCCCGTACGGCTTCCGGTGGACCCATCCGGACGAGGACCAGATCGGGAAACACGTCTCCACCTCCTACGGCAACGCGCTCGAGGGGGAGCCCCACCAGACCACCTTCGACAGCAGCCTCGGCAAGGCGGTCGACTCGACGGTGGCCGTCTTCAACGACAAGGGCACGGCGGTCGGACTCGTCACCGTCGGGGTTACCGTCGACAAGGTGACCGGCGTGGTCCAGGACCAGCTGCCGGTGATCTTCGCCGCCGGCGGTGTCGCGCTGCTGCTGGCCGCCGGCGGGTCCGCGCTGGTCAGCGGGCGTCTGCGGCGCCAGACCCGAGGGCTGGGGCCGGTGGAGATGACCCGTATGTACGAGCACCACGACGCGGTGCTGCACGCCGTCCGCGAAGGCGTGCTCATCCTCGACGGCGACGGCGGGCTGCTGCTGGCCAACGACGAGGCCCGTCGGCTGCTCGCCCTGCCGCCGGACGCCGAGGGCCGGCCCGTCACCGAGCTCGGGCTCAGCCCCGCCCTCGCCGAACTGCTGGGAGCGAGCCGGGCCGTCACCGACCACGTCGTTCTCGCCGGGGACACCCTGCTCGCGGTCAACGTACGACCGGTCGGCCCCCGCGAGGGCTGTGTGGCCACCCTGCGCGACACCACCGAGCTCCGCGCGCTCGCCGGCCGGGCGGACGTGGCGGGCGGGCGCCTGCAACTGCTCTACGAGGCCGGCACGCGCATCGGCACCACGCTCGACATCGGCCGTACCGCCGAGGAGCTGACCGAGGTGACGGTCCCGCGCTTCGCCGACTTCGCCACCGTCGAACTCGTGAAGTCCGTCCTGCACGGCGACGAGCCCACCGGCGCGAGCACCGAGATGCGCAGGATCGCCGTCGCCGGCATCCACGACGACGCGCCCTTCCGCCCGGTCGGAACGCAGTTGCGCTACCGCCCCGGCAACCCCGTGACCACCGGGGTGACCACCGGCCGCCCGGTCCTGGTCGCGGACCTCGCCGCCTCCGACGGCTGGCGGGCCCAGGATCCGGAGCGCTCGCGGCGGCTCATCGCCTACGGGATGCACTCCATGATCTCCGTGCCGCTCCGGGCCCGTGGTCAGCTGCTGGGGGTCGTACAGTTCTGGCGCTCGGAGCAGGCCCCCTTCGAACCGGACGACCTCTCTCCGGCCGAGGAGCTCGCCACCCGGGCGGCCGTCTGCATCGACAACGCGCGCCGCTACACCCGCGAGCACACCACCGCCGTCACCCTCCAGCGCAGCCTGCTGCCCGGCACGCTCCCCGAACTGTCCGCCCTGGAGGTCGGGCACCGCTATCTGCCCGCCCAGGCGGGTGTGGGCGGCGACTGGTACGACGTCATCCCGCTGCCCGGCGCCCGGGTGGCCCTGGTGGTCGGCGATGTCGTCGGTCATGGGCTCCACGCCGCCGCGACCATGGGGCGTCTGCGGACCGCCGTCCACAACTTCGCCGCCCTGGACCTGCCCCCGGACGAACTGCTCGCCCACCTGGACGACCTCATCGCCCGGATCGACACCGACGCGGCGGCCGAGGGCGACACCGAGGCCGTCACCGGCGCCACCTGCCTGTACGCGATCTACGACCCGGTGTCCGGGCTGTGCGTCCTCGCCCGGGCCGGGCACCCCGGTCCCGCGCTGGTCTCGCCCGACGGCTCCGTGACCTTCCCCGACATCCCCGTCGCCCCGCCGCTCGGCGTCGGCGCGGGCCTGCCCGTCGAGACCGCCGAGCTGCGGCTGGCCGCCGGCAGCCGGCTGGTCCTCTACACCGACGGCCTGGTCGAGGCCCGGGACCGGGACATCGACGTCGGCCTCGGCATGCTGCGGGAGGCGCTCGCCGCCACCCGGGACGCCGATCTGGACGACACCTGCCGGACGGTGCTCGACACCATGCTCCGTACCAGGCCGAGCGACGACGTCGCCCTCCTCGTCGCCCGCACCCGGCTGCTCGACCCCGATCAGGTCGCGGAGTGGGACGTCCCCGACGACCCCGCCGCCGTCCCTCGCATCCGGGCCGAGGCCGGCCGCAGGCTGGAGTCCTGGGGGCTGGGCGAGGCGGCCTTCACCACCGAGCTGATCCTCAGCGAGCTGGTCACGAACGCCATCAGGTACGGACGCAGCCCCATCGGACTGCGGCTGCTGCGCGACCACGACAGTCTGATCTGCGAGGTCGCCGACGGCACCAGCACCTCCCCGCACCTGCGCCGCGCGACCCTCACCGACGAGGGGGGCCGCGGCCTGTTCCTCGTCGCGCAGATGTCCCGGCGCTGGGGCACCCGCTACACCGACCGCGGCAAGATCATCTGGGCGGAGCAGTCGCTCGACCGGGAGGCCGCCGGGGATCTGAGCGGTCTGCTGGACCTGTGA
- the fusA gene encoding elongation factor G, with amino-acid sequence MRTHTFTQTLAAVRNLGILAHVDAGKTTVTERILYATGTTHKRGEVHDGTTVTDFDPQERDRGITIFAAAVSCDWDGHRVNLIDTPGHVDFADEVERALRVLDGAVAVFDAVAGVEPQSESVWRQADRHGVPRIAFVNKLDRAGADLDRAVASIRERLHPVPLVVQLPIGAEDGFRGVVDLVRMRALLWADDGTRTVADVPEDLRAEAVRRRRLLEEAVAELHAEALEEFCARGTVSPGTLTAALRVVTRTGEGVVVLCGSAYRNRGVEPLLDAVVAYLPSPLDVPPVHDTHDTQEQRPADPSAPFAGLAFKVSATPTGRLTYLRVYSGTIGKGDTVLDTNAGRTERIGRVLRVQADRHAQVDRAVAGDIVAVVGLKSARAGSTLCAPQAPLVLEPPGVADPVVSVAVEARRSTDTDRLAGALARLAEEDPSLVVRTDPETGQTLLSGMGELHLEVAVERIRRETGLDVAVGRPRVSYRETVGGGVRGFVFRHVKQDGGAGQFAHIVLDVEPLEAGSGFEFRSAVVGGRVPQEYVRAVEAGCRDALGEGPLGGHPVTGVRVTLTDGATHVKDSSDTAFRTAGRLGLRDALRSCAMVLLEPVAEVTVTVPEDAVGTVLGDLAARRGRVSGSVTRAGAAVVTATVPLAELFGYATRLRSRTQGRGTFTTRPTGYAPAPTAPATR; translated from the coding sequence GTGCGCACGCACACCTTCACCCAGACCCTCGCCGCCGTCCGCAACCTCGGCATCCTCGCCCACGTCGACGCCGGCAAGACCACCGTCACCGAGCGGATCCTGTACGCCACCGGCACCACCCACAAGCGGGGCGAGGTCCACGACGGCACCACCGTCACCGACTTCGACCCGCAGGAGCGCGACCGGGGCATCACGATCTTCGCCGCGGCCGTGAGCTGCGACTGGGACGGGCATCGCGTCAACCTCATCGACACCCCCGGCCACGTCGACTTCGCCGACGAGGTCGAGCGGGCGCTGCGTGTGCTGGACGGCGCGGTCGCCGTGTTCGACGCCGTCGCCGGGGTCGAGCCGCAGAGCGAGTCGGTGTGGCGGCAGGCGGACCGGCACGGTGTGCCGAGGATCGCCTTCGTCAACAAGCTGGACCGCGCCGGCGCGGACCTCGACCGGGCGGTGGCGTCGATCAGGGAACGGCTGCACCCGGTCCCCCTGGTCGTGCAGCTGCCGATCGGCGCCGAGGACGGTTTCCGCGGGGTCGTCGACCTCGTACGCATGCGGGCGCTGCTCTGGGCCGACGACGGCACCCGCACGGTCGCGGACGTGCCGGAGGACCTGCGGGCGGAAGCCGTACGACGCCGGCGCCTGCTGGAGGAGGCAGTGGCCGAGCTGCACGCCGAGGCGCTGGAGGAGTTCTGCGCGCGGGGGACAGTGTCGCCCGGGACGCTGACGGCGGCCCTGCGCGTGGTCACCCGCACGGGCGAGGGCGTGGTCGTGCTCTGCGGCTCGGCGTACCGCAACCGCGGTGTCGAGCCGCTGCTCGACGCGGTGGTGGCGTATCTGCCGTCGCCGCTCGACGTACCGCCGGTCCACGACACGCATGACACACAGGAACAGCGCCCGGCCGACCCGTCGGCGCCGTTCGCCGGGCTGGCGTTCAAGGTGAGCGCCACGCCGACCGGACGGCTGACGTATCTGCGCGTCTACTCGGGAACGATCGGAAAGGGGGACACCGTGCTCGACACGAACGCCGGGCGCACCGAGCGCATCGGGCGCGTCCTGCGTGTGCAGGCCGACCGGCACGCCCAGGTCGACCGGGCCGTCGCCGGGGACATCGTCGCGGTCGTCGGGCTGAAGTCGGCGCGCGCGGGCTCCACGCTGTGCGCGCCTCAGGCCCCTCTCGTCCTCGAACCGCCTGGGGTGGCCGACCCGGTGGTGTCGGTCGCGGTGGAGGCACGCAGGTCCACCGACACCGACCGGCTGGCCGGCGCGCTGGCCCGGCTGGCGGAGGAGGACCCGTCGCTGGTCGTGCGCACCGACCCCGAGACCGGGCAGACGCTGCTGTCCGGGATGGGCGAACTGCACCTGGAGGTCGCGGTGGAGAGGATCAGGCGCGAGACCGGCCTGGACGTCGCTGTCGGGCGCCCGAGGGTGTCGTACCGCGAGACCGTCGGCGGCGGCGTGCGCGGGTTCGTCTTCCGGCACGTCAAACAGGACGGCGGTGCGGGCCAGTTCGCGCACATCGTCCTCGACGTCGAGCCGCTGGAGGCGGGTTCCGGCTTCGAGTTCCGCTCGGCGGTGGTCGGTGGCCGGGTGCCGCAGGAGTACGTCCGTGCCGTGGAGGCCGGCTGCCGGGACGCCCTCGGCGAGGGCCCGCTCGGCGGGCACCCGGTCACCGGGGTGCGGGTCACCCTCACCGACGGGGCGACGCATGTGAAGGACTCGTCCGACACGGCGTTCCGCACCGCCGGGCGCCTGGGCCTGCGCGACGCGCTGCGCTCCTGCGCGATGGTGCTGCTGGAGCCGGTCGCCGAGGTGACGGTCACCGTGCCGGAGGACGCGGTCGGCACCGTCCTCGGCGACCTGGCGGCACGCCGCGGCCGCGTCTCGGGTTCCGTGACCCGGGCGGGCGCGGCGGTCGTCACGGCGACGGTGCCCCTGGCCGAACTCTTCGGCTACGCAACCCGGTTGCGCAGCCGCACCCAGGGCCGAGGCACCTTCACGACCCGCCCGACGGGCTACGCCCCGGCCCCGACCGCACCGGCCACCCGGTGA
- a CDS encoding MFS transporter, protein MSAPTRSPAGSPVGSPAGTPVNSRSRVLVASLIGTTIEFYDFYIYATAAVLVFPKLFFPSSDPTTALLSSFAVFGAAMVARPIGAVVFGHLGDRLGRKGTLVTSLLTMGIATFLIGVLPTYAQAGWVATALLVLMRLAQGFALGGEWSGAALVATENAPSGKRALFGTFPQLGAPLGFIIGNGLFLVMGALLPSAAGTDPSQPSDAFLSWGWRVPFLFSAVMVAIGLWVRMRLVESPVFARTREAGLVRKMPLVAVVRTHGRQLVLGTFFMLATYVLFYLMTTFSLSYGRTARDAAVPGLGYSYTTFVLMMIFGVVFFAVFTLVSGPLADRYGRRTTLAWVTAAIAVFGLVWVPLIGLGTLGVVLWLVLGFTLMGMTFGPMGALLPELFPTSMRYTGSGISYNVSSILGAAVAPFIAVALWEAGDGSPWLVGVYLSAMAVLTLVALLVGKETKDVRLEEGESASPPAQDETPVTVAP, encoded by the coding sequence ATGTCCGCACCCACCAGAAGTCCCGCCGGCAGTCCTGTCGGCAGCCCCGCCGGAACGCCCGTCAACTCACGGTCCCGTGTCCTCGTCGCCAGCCTCATCGGCACGACGATCGAGTTCTACGACTTCTACATCTACGCGACCGCGGCCGTCCTGGTGTTCCCGAAGCTCTTCTTCCCGAGCAGCGACCCGACGACGGCCCTGCTGTCGTCGTTCGCGGTGTTCGGCGCCGCGATGGTCGCCCGCCCGATCGGCGCCGTCGTCTTCGGGCACCTCGGTGACCGCCTCGGCCGCAAGGGCACGCTGGTCACCTCGCTGCTCACGATGGGCATCGCCACCTTCCTGATCGGCGTACTGCCCACCTACGCGCAGGCCGGCTGGGTCGCCACCGCCCTGCTGGTGCTGATGCGGCTGGCGCAGGGCTTCGCGCTCGGCGGCGAGTGGAGCGGCGCGGCGCTGGTCGCCACCGAGAACGCCCCGAGCGGCAAACGCGCCCTCTTCGGCACGTTCCCGCAGCTCGGCGCGCCGCTCGGCTTCATCATCGGCAACGGCCTCTTCCTCGTCATGGGCGCGCTGCTGCCGTCGGCGGCGGGCACCGACCCGTCCCAGCCCTCGGACGCCTTCCTGAGCTGGGGCTGGCGGGTGCCGTTCCTGTTCTCGGCCGTGATGGTGGCGATCGGCCTGTGGGTGCGGATGCGCCTGGTCGAGTCGCCGGTGTTCGCGAGGACCCGTGAGGCCGGTCTGGTGCGCAAGATGCCGCTGGTGGCCGTGGTGCGCACGCACGGCAGGCAGCTGGTCCTCGGCACCTTCTTCATGCTGGCGACGTACGTGCTCTTCTACCTGATGACCACGTTCTCGCTGAGCTACGGCCGCACCGCTCGGGACGCCGCCGTGCCCGGCCTGGGCTACAGCTACACGACCTTCGTCCTGATGATGATCTTCGGTGTGGTGTTCTTCGCGGTGTTCACCCTGGTCTCCGGCCCGCTCGCCGACCGCTACGGCCGCCGCACCACCCTGGCCTGGGTCACCGCGGCGATCGCCGTCTTCGGACTGGTGTGGGTGCCGCTGATCGGCCTGGGCACGCTCGGCGTGGTCCTGTGGCTGGTGCTCGGCTTCACCCTGATGGGCATGACGTTCGGGCCGATGGGCGCGCTGCTGCCGGAGCTGTTCCCGACGAGCATGCGCTACACCGGGTCCGGCATCTCCTACAACGTCAGCTCGATCCTCGGCGCGGCCGTCGCCCCGTTCATCGCGGTGGCCCTGTGGGAGGCGGGCGACGGCTCACCGTGGCTGGTCGGCGTCTACCTCTCCGCGATGGCGGTGCTGACGCTGGTCGCGCTGCTGGTGGGCAAGGAGACGAAGGACGTACGGCTGGAGGAGGGCGAGTCGGCCTCGCCTCCGGCCCAGGACGAGACGCCCGTCACCGTGGCCCCCTGA